A stretch of DNA from Thiomicrospira sp. XS5:
CGATCAATGCCATAAGCCAAGGCCTGACGCACATCCAGTTGCGACAACAGCGGGTCTTCAAAATTGAAGCCCACATAGCCGAAACTGGTGCCGCTGTGCCACAACACCTTCAAATCCTTGCGCGCATCACAGTAATGCACTAATTCCGGCGATAAATCGTTCTGAATGATGTCCAACTCGCCTTTTCGTAACTTCAACACTCGCACGGTCGCGTCTTTCACCGGCATAAACACCAATTGCGTGGCGTCCGGCCGTTGCAAAATCAGTTGTTGTTCGGTCATGGACACAAAACGACATGGGCCAGAACCGACCGGCGACAGTTGAAACGGGTGATCGGCTTCAATCAACGATTTCGGCAAAATACCAATCACCAAACGCCCGACAAACAAAGCATCCGGTCGCGCCAGCTTGAAATCAACTTCCGATTCATTCAACACCTCAATGGATTGAATATGCTTGAGGGAACCACGGTGCGGCGAGCCAAATCCTTCATTCAAAACCGAACGGTAAGTGGCGGCGACGTCTTCAGCCGTCAGTCTTTCGCCGTTATGAAACGGAGGAAAGTCGGTTAAAGTAAAGCGATAATGAGTGGGTGAAAGCGCTTGCCAGCGGGCCAATTCCGGCACTGGTTCAAACGCTTGGTTGAAATCGATTAATTGACGGTAAATTAATCGGTTCACGCGGCTGGACAACGCGTCAGTGGCTTTGCGAGGGTCCAGCATGCGCGGTCGGCTAGTGACGCCGACTCGAATGGTTTCCGTTCCCGCTGAAGACGATGAACAGGCCGTTAAAAAAGGCGCACTCGCCGAAACGGCGGCCCATTGAAACAATTGACGGCGACTAAGCATTCCGTTGCCAGCCTGTCAAAAACCACGACTTGATCATCATAAAAACCATTTACGGATCAAGCGGGTCCAACTTCGGCATTTTCTCATCGGTCGGGTTAGACAATACCTGGTCGTATTTCTCAAGCTTATCCGACGTTAAGCTACCGGCGGCGGCTTCCAGCTTCAAGCGGCTCAACACCACATTGTGCAGGGATTCCGCCAAATTACGTCGCGCCTGGAACATATTGGTTCGAGCCGTCAAGACTTCCAACAGGTTTCTCAAACCAACTTTATAACCTTCTTCCGCCGCTTCCAAAAAGGCGTCGTTGGACTGTACGGCGGCGCGGTTAGCGGTCACTAACTCTTGACCACGTTGTACATTTCGAACCTGAATACGCGCATCGAGGCTCGCCGTTTCACGAGCGTCACGTAAACCGGCCGTTGCGGCTTTGTAGTTAGAGCGCGCTTGTGCGACCTGAGACATGGTACCACCACCGGAATAAAGCGGCATGCTGGCATAGACCCCGATGGACAGGTTATTACGGTCGGTATATTGAGCATCATATCCAGAAGCGGTATCGCTATAACTCATATCGTTATAACCGGCCTGTAAATTGACATTAAACCAGTAACCGGACTTCTGCACTTCGATTTCTTCAGAGGCCACATTCGCGGCTTCTTCTTGTTGCAGTACCGTCAGGTTATTTTCTTGGGCTCTCATTTCCCAGTCATTGAGATTCAATGTTTGTGACGGCAACTTGGTATTCAATGAAATGACTTTCAATTCATGAACCTCTTTCCCGGTCAATTTCATCAACTCGTCATAAGCCACATCCAGATTATTCTGGGCGGTAATGCGATCAGATTTTGACAGGTCATAACTGGATTTGGCCTGCAACACATCCGTCTTACTGGCCAGCCCCACTTCCGCAGACGCTTTGGCTCTTTCCCACTGGGTTTTATCGGCGGCTTCTTTTGCTTCGGCCAAGGTTACGTCTTCCTGGGCCAACACCACTTTAAAATACGCATCGGCCACACGCACAATGATGTCCTGCTCGGCAAATTTCATTTGATATTCGGACTGTTGCAGTTGGTATTTGGCTTGTGAATATTTCGCCCAATTATCGTGCTGATACAGCGACTGCGTCACGTTTAAACCCAATTCCTGAGTGGTGACGTCATAGGCATCTTTATTACTATCGTTTTTCACATAACTGCCATCCGCGGTCAATTGCGGCAATAAAGGCGCTCGCGCAATGGAAACGACTTCCTGGTTGGCTTGATAGGTCGCACGTGCTTGGGCTAGTTTGGCATCGTGCAGTACCGCCATTTGATAAATATCCACCAGGCCTGGCGCGGACCAAGCCGTCGTAGAAGCCATCAAAAAGGCCGCTGCCAAAGGCTTCAGTAATACGTTTTTTCGCATTTTTCGAGCATGCGGTTCAGATGTTCTTTTCATTATCACTCCAGTTGCAATATGGCCGTTGGCTTAAACTAATATTGTAATATCGAGGGAGTTCGGTCACTTCTTTCCCGACCCACTCCGGCAGTTCCAAGGCTTCATCTTCCGATGACAGCTCAACTTCTGCCACAATCAAACCGTTATTATCGCCTAAAAAGCGATCGATTTCCCAAATATGTGACTTAAATGTAACATAATATCGAATTTTTTCAATCACCGGACCGACACAAAGTGTCTTGAGCATCTTTTTCGCGTCATCCACATCAATGGGATACTCATATTCGTCACGACTGAGCCCGATTTCCAGACTCTTGATATTGATGTTCGCTTCCTGCCCTTCCAGACGAATCCGCACCGAACTTTTACTGCCCGCCTGTTGAATATCGTTCAAATAGCCTT
This window harbors:
- a CDS encoding TolC family outer membrane protein, which gives rise to MKRTSEPHARKMRKNVLLKPLAAAFLMASTTAWSAPGLVDIYQMAVLHDAKLAQARATYQANQEVVSIARAPLLPQLTADGSYVKNDSNKDAYDVTTQELGLNVTQSLYQHDNWAKYSQAKYQLQQSEYQMKFAEQDIIVRVADAYFKVVLAQEDVTLAEAKEAADKTQWERAKASAEVGLASKTDVLQAKSSYDLSKSDRITAQNNLDVAYDELMKLTGKEVHELKVISLNTKLPSQTLNLNDWEMRAQENNLTVLQQEEAANVASEEIEVQKSGYWFNVNLQAGYNDMSYSDTASGYDAQYTDRNNLSIGVYASMPLYSGGGTMSQVAQARSNYKAATAGLRDARETASLDARIQVRNVQRGQELVTANRAAVQSNDAFLEAAEEGYKVGLRNLLEVLTARTNMFQARRNLAESLHNVVLSRLKLEAAAGSLTSDKLEKYDQVLSNPTDEKMPKLDPLDP
- a CDS encoding ABC transporter substrate-binding protein, with the protein product MLSRRQLFQWAAVSASAPFLTACSSSSAGTETIRVGVTSRPRMLDPRKATDALSSRVNRLIYRQLIDFNQAFEPVPELARWQALSPTHYRFTLTDFPPFHNGERLTAEDVAATYRSVLNEGFGSPHRGSLKHIQSIEVLNESEVDFKLARPDALFVGRLVIGILPKSLIEADHPFQLSPVGSGPCRFVSMTEQQLILQRPDATQLVFMPVKDATVRVLKLRKGELDIIQNDLSPELVHYCDARKDLKVLWHSGTSFGYVGFNFEDPLLSQLDVRQALAYGIDRQAIIDSVFSGHARLAGGLLVPEHWCGVPGLHGFDYRPDKARALVEAVKQKHPGLVNSDGMLEFSYKTSSDPTRIRLATIYQSQLREVGIHLKVQSYDWGTFYNDIKQGRFQLYSLAWVGVKSPDIFQYVFDSDAIPPKGANRGRYRNAEADRLIREAGETQSLVKQAKLYRELQVHLQETLAVIPLWYEDQYAVTRSTISGYRMYADGRFDGLLDVTKTTSD
- a CDS encoding CYTH domain-containing protein — encoded protein: MAREIERKFLVKGEAWMAQADKEVHFAQGYLNDIQQAGSKSSVRIRLEGQEANINIKSLEIGLSRDEYEYPIDVDDAKKMLKTLCVGPVIEKIRYYVTFKSHIWEIDRFLGDNNGLIVAEVELSSEDEALELPEWVGKEVTELPRYYNISLSQRPYCNWSDNEKNI